CTTGAGCTTCTGCCTAAACTTTGGAGCACAGAGTATTATCGCTAGACTTTCAGGGGTTGTGATTAATATGTGAGGAGGTCTTCGAAGCATTGAAGCTCTCTCGGATTGAGTGGTGTCTCCAGTCCTCACAGCAACTCTTATCTCGCCTACATTCACTCCCTTAGCCTTAGCAAGCTCCTGTATCTCCTCTAAAGGCTTCTTGAGGTTCTTGTATATGTCGTAGTTTAGAGACCTTAAGGGAGAGACGTACACGCAGTAGACGCTATCTTGAAGCTCCCCACTCCTCGCCATCTTGAAGAGCTCGCTTATGATGCTTATGAAGGCTGCCAGCGTTTTACCACTGCCAGTCGGTGAGGCTATGAGTACGTTCTTGCCCTCGTATATGTGGACGATTGCATACCTCTGAGGAGGGGTTATGTCAGGAAAGCGAGAAAACCACTCAGCAACTACAGGGTCAAGTAGCTTAAGAACCTCCTCCTTAGTGTAGCCCTTAGTGGCTTTGATTATCAACTTCGAGCCCCAAGTCCACGGTAGGTTAGCAATAGGTCCCTCTTAACCTTGCCGTACATGCCCGAAGGACCTAGTTAAGTATTGGAGCATTGGGACCTCCATTTCTATTGGACTATGGGGGCAGATCAGCGCCTAGCTCTTAAGTCATCGCCAAGAAGCTCTTTAACGGGCTTCTTCATCATCCTATGAATGCAAAGCCCTACTACCTACTCTTCTTCCGCTTTCTTCGTACATTTAGCACTTATTTAGAGACTTCTAAAGGATCCTTTAAATCAAATATTAGAAATTGGCACGTCACTTCTTCATGAGTCCTATTATCGCGCCAACTATGAAGCCTATGCTCACCGGTCCTATACTCATTAATCCTAGCACCAGCGCGAGGTCCTTGGCTGTCTGAAATATGGTGCCAATGGTTTGTAGGGCCTGCGCAGGAGTTAGTCCGAGACTCCATACCGATAAGAAAGTCCCTAGAATGAGTATTGCTATAAAGGCTAGTACGTACTTCAAGGCTTTAACTGATACATATCCTAGCGCTAGACCTAAGAGGAACTGTATTGCCACGGCTGCTAGCATTTGTGGTTGCGAAAACAATGTTGGTAAATCCTCAAGAATGGACAAAAGCTTACACCTCCTAAGAGTGTCAACGATGTGGATCTTATAAGCCTTGTTGAGAATACAGTTGGTAAACTTCGTAAAACTTCTCAGTAAGAACTTCACGCCATTTTAGAGGAAGCCTAGCCAAACATTTAGATAAACAACAACCTCTTACCCTCGCATGCCTTGATCCTTAGGATGGCTCATAGAAAACCTTTTAAGACGACATATGGCTGGAATCCCATATTCTCAAGCGGTGAAGGTTATGAACATTGACAAGAAGTATGCTTTAAAGACGGTTAGAGAAGTGGTAAAGTGCTTAAGCGAGAACGTAAATAATGGTCTAAGTGAAAATTGCAAGAGATGTAATGAAAAAGAGCTATGCGACTCGCTCTATGACCTCATTGTATGCGGTTATCGCATGTGTAGTGATCTGATGCACGGAGCAGTAATGCACACAATACTTGAGATCGAGAGGACTGAGAGAGACTTAAGGGAGCGGACATCCTTATAAGCTCACTTTTTAAGTGCTTTCTCAATCCCATAAGCAATGATTTTAGATGCTGACTCTACATCCCTTAGATCCACAAGCTCAACGGTTGTATGCATATACCTTAATGGTATCGATATAAGCATGGACTTCAAGCCTGTCCTCGCTAATTGCAGGACATCTAAATCCGTCCTCGTTTTTCCAGCTTCAGGGCCTACTTGGTACGGCACATCCCTATTCTTAGCTTCATTCTCGAAGAGGGCGGAGAGAGTCCAAGGTATTGGAGGACCCCTGGATATCACGGGACCGTGTCCAAGCTTTATTGGACACTCTTTCTCCTCAAGCCCAGGGTAACCACCAGCATGCGTCACATCAACTGCCACAGCTAGTCCAACACCTTCTTGGTGAAGCTTGTACCCGGCGACCGTAGCGCCTCGAGCTCCAACCTCTTCTTGAACCGTGAATACCGCGTAGTGGTCAATACCCAACTCGGTTAAAATCTTGGATGCTAGGATTACCGCTACACAGCCGGCTCTATCGTCGAAGCCTCTCGATGCCATGATCGTTGAATTCCCTCTAGGTATCAACACGAAGTCCTTGCGCAAGTGGGCTGGATCTCCTACCTTAACCAATTTCTCCACTTCATCTCTACTGCTCAAACCTACATCTACGAACATGTCCTGTATTTTAGGTGCTTTATCCCTCTCTTCAGGTCTAAGATAGTGAATAGGCTTCGAGCCTATGACCCCCAAGATAACTCTATCCCTCCAGTCCAATCCCTCGAGATCCCTCCCACTACCATAGATAACCACTATCTCGCCAAGCAGTACTCTATCATCCCACCATCCGATGGGCTCTATGTATACCAAACCATTTTCTGCGATGCTCTTGACTGTGAAGCCTAGCTCATCCATGTGAGCTATCAGCGCTGCCCTGGGCTTATCGCCGACTTTAACATAAAGATTCCCAAGTTCATCGACATCAAACGATGCTTGAGGGACCATTGTTTTAAAGAATCCTTCTATCTCGCTCTTGACTGGGTCCTCCCAACCAGAGACTCCAGGAGCTAAGGTTAAGGTTCGCAACATGCTTAAAGAGTCCATGCACGACCACCAACGAGCTCAAATCAATACCCAAGGCTATGTCTCTAACCGCCTAGATATTTTCAATGAGGATAACTATTAAGCCTAATTCAAATTGCCTAAAGAACTCAAATAAATCCCGGCTTAGCCCTACATGAATAACCGAGCAAGAACGATCGTAATTCTTCTAACAAGACATGTAAATGATAAGTGATGTTAAATGTCGCCGTAAATCATCCTCTCACCACCACCTGTACATTATGACCTTCATGTCGGTGAAGAAGTCAATGGAACCCACTTGCCCGGTTAGAGGACCGTAATGGCTCTTCTTACGCGCTGGAAACGGGAAGAACTGATGCGGTTGTGCTACAGCCATGTTAACAGCTACGTTCCCGGCCTTTATTCGCTTTGCAAATTCTCTAGCCCACTTACCGCTTGACGTATATATCGTCCCTGTATTGCCATACTTACGGTTGTTAGCTACCTCTATAGCTTCATCAAAGTCTCTCACCTTAACTATGGGCATGACGGGGCCAAAAATCTCTTCTTGCTCCACCTCCATTCCTGGAACAACGTCATCGAGAATTGTTGGACCAAGGTAAAAGCCTTTAGAATACTCCTCTTCTTCAACTTTGTACTCGCGTCCGTCTAGTAATGGCCTAGCGCCTTGCTCTATTGCCCTCTCAATAACCTTAATGATCCTCTCCTTGGCCCTGGCTGAAACCACTGGACACATATCTGTAGTCTCCAAGAGCTGGTAGCCCACCTTTATCTTCCTAGTCCTCTCGACTATCTTGTTTACAAACTTATCATAAGCATCTCCTACAGTAATTAGCAGTCCTGGAGCCAAACATCGTTGACCAGCCATGTCGAAGAAGCCTCCAACTATATTCTCGATAGAGGGTTCTGGAACTGCATCTGGCATTAAGACCACAGGGTTCTTAGCGCTCGTTTGACATATAGCTCTCTTCCCATGAGAACACGCTAGAGCGTAGATCTTCTCGCCCACAGCCGTAGAGCCGACAAAGCACGTACCTACAACTTCTGGGTGAGTTACTAATCTCTCACCTGCTGAGCCAGGTAGTCCATTCAGGAGGTTCACAACGCCTGGAGGATAGCCTGCTTCTCTAAATAGACTCACCATGGCTGTTGCTGCAATAGGCGTAAGCTCGCTTGGTTTTATGACGACTGTATTGCCTAAGGTTATGGCCATGGGCACGAACCATAAAGGTATCATCACTGGGAAGTTGAATGGGGATATGATGACGAAGACCCCAAGGGGTTCTCTGACACACTCCATGTCTATTTCCGGCTCTGTCCTGACCAAATTCATAACCTTCCTTGTGGTCATGAACAGAACAAGTGAGGAGCACCTAGTGCAGCGTCAACAGCTTCTATGGCTCTACGCATTTCCGCACGAGCTTCTCTTATAGTCTTCCCAACATTCTGCGAGATTAACCTTGCCAAGTCCTCTAATCTTTGTTCCAAGAGCAATTTAAACCTCACGAGGTATTGAAGGCGATTAAATATTGGAATGTGTTAGACCAGGTATCAAAAGCTCTAGCAGCTGAGCGTACAGCTTCGTCTACATCATTTGTAGACAAGGTAGGGACTTCAGCTATTTCTTTGCCCAATCCTGGGTCGTAAATTGGGATGTATTTATCCGAATCGGCTTCCACGTACTTATTATCGATAAAGTGCCCTAAGCGTCCATAATATGAGGAAAATCTAACTTCAAAGTCCACCTTAGCCACTTACATCCCCCAGCCAGTAGTTTCCTTGATTGCTTTATTAAAAATTTTAGAAGTTCTGGAAGTTTGGCGCCATTTATCAAATCGTAGCTCGTTCAGGTGATTACAAAAACATTTAATATGGTTATTTTAGCGTTTAGAGTTTTAACAGCCCATACCAGCGGCTATATTAAGATGGGCTCGCAAGCTAGTTTATGCTAATCACGTCGCCCTTAAACTCACTAATTGTAACGATTATAGCGACGACATTTTGAGGGGGCTTACAAATGGTCACTAATAGGTTCAATTAATGTTTAGATCCTTCCAAGCGCTTAGATGTTTGAGGGGGACGTTTATTGAGTCTCAAAGGCCAATTAAATGAAGCCAGGTTCTAACTTTTCCACCTCTCGATACTCTTCTAACCTAACACATCCCAGCTTTATGACCTTGACTTGTTCGATGTTCCTCAATGGCGTTGAAATCGCTGCTCTCATGGCTTTAAAGTCTATGCTCTTCAATATCCCTATATCAAGAAAACTGCTCTTCTCACCCAACAACCCTGCCACAAGCCCACGCTCGAAGCCCTTTATCGCGAACCTGACTGTCCTGTCACTAAACGCGCTTCTAACGTTTGTGTAGAAGTCCTTACTTCTCGGCTTCTCTTCTAACACCAACACTACTGAGTCTTGCGAGAGCTCACAGTATTCAACTCTACAACCAGCAATAGACTCTATTACCTGAACTGTTTCAGGAGGAGCCCTACACCCACTACCTATGAATGAACCCACTATCGCCACTTTATCTAAGCTCACGATGTGGTCCACCAAGCCCTTTTTCGTGAAGTAGTTGTAGAAGGCCCTTTCACGCAATGCTCTACGATCATCGCGATTGCGTTGTCTAACCCAAGGAGAGGCTGGTAGCTCAAACACGTCGTATCCTAGAGCTTTAAATTGCTTCGTCAAGTGGCTAAGTTCATTGCTCCTCTGAAGAGCTACTATTATGTCAGGACTTATAGACTCGACAGCGTAAAGCTGATATGCTCTCGCTGGCCCTCCGTAAACCATGCCCGGAGTGTCTATCAGTATCGTGCCCCCAAATTTCTTTGCATCGCTCACGAGCTTCAGTGTCCCTGTGATCATCGGCAATAGATGGCCTGCAGGAGAGGTTGAGCCCACGAAGTAGGCAGAGGTTAAGGGTGCCCCCTCGAGAAAAGCTACTTGCCTATCTAGAATGCTCAATCCTATCGTTGTTGGAGGACCTATATCCGATTGACCTACATCACAATCCACTACTGAGACCTTGTAACCTTTAGCTAAAAGCTTGTTTGCCGTGTAAGTAACGAAAAACGTCTTCCCAGTGTCTATGCAACCTAGAGTGAACACGACGGAGTCCTTGGGTAGAGAATCTATTAAACTCAGCCACTCCCTTGGTATGGTGGAAGCTTCTAGCTTAGTCACAATACCGCTACCTCTAAGCTCCACCTTAGCTCCACGAGGTGCTTCTATGAGCGTCGCCTTTGCCATCGGTACGATCACTTCTTCGTTTACATCAAGATCCTTACCCGTAACCTCCACGAACCCCTCAATTAGCCTGATCTTTAGGGGACCTTCCACAACGTAGTATCCATGGAGATTCTCGACCTTCACTAAGCGTTCCATCGATGTACCCTCTAATGTAATTATTGAGCCTTATATTAAAAGATAGCAAAACGACCTTGAAAAATTAACTTGATAACGGGGAGCGTTGTGGAGCCATGTACAATTATTTTCTTCTTCCAATATATTGTGCTGTCTGAGTTCTGATAACTCACGTTACCTGGCTCGTTAACTTAATTAATGACGACTCATGGAATACGTAGTCGGATGAATGTAATGCGATGTTTTGATGCTTAAAGAAAGGATTTAAAGCTTTGGGTAAGGAATACATAAAGCCCCATCTAGAGGAAGTTTTTAAACTTCCTTTTAATTAGCCGCCCATTGTGTGGTGGCTGGGCTTCGTTCTCCACGAAGCAGGATTTAGCTTATTGCTGATATTGTTACCGCTTTACGTAGTCTCCATCGGCGGATCACTCATCGATATAGGCATCATGTGTATGATGGGACAGCTCGTAACCATTCCAGCTTCGATGTTTTGGGGCTATGCATGTGATAGAGCGAGGAGTTACAAGCTCTTCATCCTCTTGTCTTTCCTATCCCTTTCGATAGCTACGTACTTCTTAATAATGGTAACTAAAGTAAGTCACTTAATCGCCCTTTACGTCTTACTATCCATCTTCCATTCAGCTCATGGTCCTCCACGAAATGCGCTGATAGCAGAGCTCTATACCTACGAAGAGTGGAAGCGGAGCTTCGCAGTATTTGAGGAGTTTGCGGAAGTTGGACGGCTTATAGGGCTGCTCGCTGGCGCCTACATATCATTTAGTGGAGCAAGTACCACATCCCTAATAATTTTATGCAGTAGCTTGCACATAGCTGCCTTCCTTATGTCTATCGTTCTTATTAGAGATCCTATCTTGATTCTGGAACGCCGTTTAATAGCCATGAAAAGAGCAGTAGACTTGGTAGACAGAGGGACGTATGCTTTTTGTAGGGCTCTCAACGGATTCCCCAGTGCTTACAGTCTTAAAGAAGTGGATGCGAAGGCTTTTTGCGTTGGACTAACCCTCTTCCAAGCAGCATCATCCATGCTATTCACTCCAATGCCTGTATTTCTTTTGCGCGAGCTAGCCCTCGAACAAGGCTTAGTCTTCACGATATACACATTAAACTCATTGGGTGTTGTTCTAGGTTACTTGTACCTAATTTATCGATCCGACGAAAATGCCGAGAAAGCCTCTTTGCTTAAAAAAGTCGTGTTGCTAAGAAGTGCGACGGTCTTCTTAATGCTCATTGCATTATCATCGACCTTTAATGTAGCGATAATTACAGCATTGCTAACTCTGCTAGGCTATCTCTACGCATTATTCTACGCCTGCGTGCTGACGATCTCTATGGAGCTTTTACCTCCCAAGAAGGTAGG
The sequence above is drawn from the Candidatus Nezhaarchaeota archaeon genome and encodes:
- a CDS encoding aldehyde dehydrogenase family protein; this translates as MVRTEPEIDMECVREPLGVFVIISPFNFPVMIPLWFVPMAITLGNTVVIKPSELTPIAATAMVSLFREAGYPPGVVNLLNGLPGSAGERLVTHPEVVGTCFVGSTAVGEKIYALACSHGKRAICQTSAKNPVVLMPDAVPEPSIENIVGGFFDMAGQRCLAPGLLITVGDAYDKFVNKIVERTRKIKVGYQLLETTDMCPVVSARAKERIIKVIERAIEQGARPLLDGREYKVEEEEYSKGFYLGPTILDDVVPGMEVEQEEIFGPVMPIVKVRDFDEAIEVANNRKYGNTGTIYTSSGKWAREFAKRIKAGNVAVNMAVAQPHQFFPFPARKKSHYGPLTGQVGSIDFFTDMKVIMYRWW
- a CDS encoding aldehyde dehydrogenase family protein is translated as MEQRLEDLARLISQNVGKTIREARAEMRRAIEAVDAALGAPHLFCS
- a CDS encoding aldehyde dehydrogenase family protein produces the protein MAKVDFEVRFSSYYGRLGHFIDNKYVEADSDKYIPIYDPGLGKEIAEVPTLSTNDVDEAVRSAARAFDTWSNTFQYLIAFNTS
- a CDS encoding Clp1/GlmU family protein, with protein sequence MERLVKVENLHGYYVVEGPLKIRLIEGFVEVTGKDLDVNEEVIVPMAKATLIEAPRGAKVELRGSGIVTKLEASTIPREWLSLIDSLPKDSVVFTLGCIDTGKTFFVTYTANKLLAKGYKVSVVDCDVGQSDIGPPTTIGLSILDRQVAFLEGAPLTSAYFVGSTSPAGHLLPMITGTLKLVSDAKKFGGTILIDTPGMVYGGPARAYQLYAVESISPDIIVALQRSNELSHLTKQFKALGYDVFELPASPWVRQRNRDDRRALRERAFYNYFTKKGLVDHIVSLDKVAIVGSFIGSGCRAPPETVQVIESIAGCRVEYCELSQDSVVLVLEEKPRSKDFYTNVRSAFSDRTVRFAIKGFERGLVAGLLGEKSSFLDIGILKSIDFKAMRAAISTPLRNIEQVKVIKLGCVRLEEYREVEKLEPGFI
- a CDS encoding MFS transporter — its product is MWWLGFVLHEAGFSLLLILLPLYVVSIGGSLIDIGIMCMMGQLVTIPASMFWGYACDRARSYKLFILLSFLSLSIATYFLIMVTKVSHLIALYVLLSIFHSAHGPPRNALIAELYTYEEWKRSFAVFEEFAEVGRLIGLLAGAYISFSGASTTSLIILCSSLHIAAFLMSIVLIRDPILILERRLIAMKRAVDLVDRGTYAFCRALNGFPSAYSLKEVDAKAFCVGLTLFQAASSMLFTPMPVFLLRELALEQGLVFTIYTLNSLGVVLGYLYLIYRSDENAEKASLLKKVVLLRSATVFLMLIALSSTFNVAIITALLTLLGYLYALFYACVLTISMELLPPKKVGLTDAIMNLGSVCGAFIGPLIADKVGFNYMFLLSGLTFFASFIAFKVFNR